The Thermosynechococcus sp. CL-1 genomic interval CGCTTGGGCGATCGCCCGCCATCGCTTTGCGGGGCGCACCCTTTTACTTAGCATTATTGACTTACCTTTTTCCATCTCCCCCGTTGTTGCCGGACTAATGCTGGTACTGGTCTATGGCCGCAATGGCTGGTTCGGGGGCTGGCTGCAAGCTTTAGATATTCGCGTTATTTTCTCTTTTCCGGGGATGGTGCTGGCAACAGCCTTTGTGAGTTTGCCCTTTGTGGCACGAGAAGTCATCCCTGTCCTGGAAGAAATCGGCACCGAGCAGGAGGAAGCCGCAAAAACCCTAGGCGCCAATGAGTGGCAAACCTTTTGGCGAGTCACCCTGCCCAATATCCGCTGGGGGCTGCTCTATGGGGTCCTGTTGACCAATGCGCGAGCGATGGGGGAGTTTGGTGCTGTGGCAGTTGTCTCTGGCAATGTGGCGGGCTTGACGCAAACCCTGCCTCTCTTTGTTGAAGACGCCTACAAAAACTACAACACGGAGTCGGCCTACGCAGCAGCGGTGATCCTTGGTTTGCTAGCGCTTGTGACGCTCGTGGTTAAGGAAATTTTGGAGCGGAAAACAGGGATCAAGCCCAATCCCTAGGAGGTGCCGAGGACGCGCAAAATCGAGGGCACGGCTTCAATATCGGTCATTTGGGCAATCTCGGCCATGGCTTGGCGGAACTCTCCTTCGCGCACATGGTGGGTGACAATTACAATTTCTGCCAGATCGTTGTGACTACCAATTTGAACCAAGGACTCCAGACTAACGTTATGGTTACCAAAGCAGGTGCCGAGTTTTCCTAGTACCCCCGGATGATCTTGGGCATGGACACGGGCATAGAAACGACTATCCACCTCTGCCATCGGTAGCAGCGGCATAAACTGATCATGCTGGCAGGTGAGCAAGGGATGGCTGGCACGTCCTTGGGGCAGAAGGGCGGCAATGTTGATTAAATCCGCCACGACAGCACTGGCGGTTGCCCCTGCACCCGCACCGGGGCCATAGAACATCACCTGTCCCAACGGCTCTGCCTCGAGAAGAATGGCATTAAAGACGCCATTGACGCCGGCCAAAGGATGTTCAAGGGGCACAAGCGTCGGATGCACGCGCACCTCTAGGGGCTGGCCACTGAGCTGGCGGGCGATCGCCAGCAGTTTAATGCGAAATCCTAGCTTTTCGGCATAGACAATATCGGCTGCGGTGATGCCACTAATGCCCTCGCAATACACTTCCTCGCGGCGAATCCGTCCGCCAAAGGCAAGGCTGGCAAGAATGGCAATTTTATCCGCTGCATCCCATCCCTCAATGTCAGCACTGGGATCCGCCTCGGCATACCCTAGGCGTTGGGCGTCGGCAAGAATAGGGGCAAAATCCCCTTGCTCCTGCTGCATGCGGGTCAGGATGTAGTTGGTGGTGCCATTGAGAATGCCGCTGACACTGTGGATACGATTGGCACCTAGGCTCTGTTTCAGGGCTTGAATGACGGGAATCCCACCAGCCACGGCCGCTTCGAGCATCACATAGACCCCTTGGGCATTGGCGGCATCAAAAATTTCAGCACCATGACGGGCAATCACGGCCTTATTGGCGGTGACAATGTGCTTGCCGTGGGCAATAGCCTTGAGGATGAGCGATCGCGCCGGTTCAATGCCGCCGAGGACTTCCACCACAATATCAATGGCTGGGTTGGTGACAATACTTTCTAAATCTGTTGTCAACAGTTGCGGATCAAGGGCAATGGCGCGGGGTTTATGGATATCCCGTACCCCCACTTGGGCGATCGCCAGTTCCTTGATCAGCGGATGGCGCCCCGCTGGATCCGCCAAAATTTGTGCCACACCACCACCAACAGTGCCCAACCCCAGTAAACCAATGTGATACATCAGACCCGTCCTATTGCACTGTTCCTATTATCAGTCGCGCTCGTCCTAGTCACACACATGGCGAACGTAGGGTTCCTCCTCAGGCAAAAAGGATTCAAAACTGGCCATTTGGGCAGCAATGAGATCGGGCGTGGCCTCGGCAATATCCCCTTGGCGATCGCTCAAGCGACGGCGCAATTCCTCAGGCGGTGCATTACAGAAGTGAATCTCCAAGGGCACCTGCAATTTCTCAGCTAAAGCAATCACGGGTTGGCGCAGCGCCACGCGATCGTACTTGGCATCCAAAATCACCGTTTGTCCTTGACGCAGCAACAATTCTGCATAGGCCAAGAGTTGATCATAGGTTTTTTGGGTCATGGCCTCAGAATAGAGATCGACCTGCGGGAAATCACTGCTGCGGCGGTCAAGGGGTAAACCCGCCAAGTGCTTACGCACGGCATCGGAGCGGATTTGAATGGCTTGCTCGGCTTGGGCGAGACCCCGTCCCCGTGTACTTTTGCCTGCCCCAGAGAGACCGCACATGACATAGAGCTTGGCTTGACGTGGTTGGGTGTAGCGATAGGCCGCCTCATAGTAGGCCGCAGCCGTGGCTTGAATCTGTGCCTTTTCGGCCTCGCTAATGGCGGGATCATTGAGGGCCAAGGCGTTCACATTGCCGCGAATATAGGCTCTGATGCAGAGGTAAAGGGGCAACAGCACTGCCCCAGCGTAGTCCCCACTCCACTCTAAGTAGGTGTTGAGGAAAAGATTGGCCAAGTCGCCGCGCCCCCGAAACTCCAGATCCATCAGCAAAAAAGCGGCGTCGTAAATGACATCAATGTTGCGAAATTCTTCGTTGAACTCAATACAGTCGAAAATTTGCACCCTGCCGTTGTACAGACAGATATTGTTCAGGTGCAGGTCGCCATGGCACTCGCGGATTTTGCCCCCGGCTTGCCGCTGCACCAACCACTCCTGATGCCGCGTCAAAAAGTCATCGGTAAAGGCTTGAATTGCCGCGTACTGCTCTGGGGATTGACAGCGACCGACAAACTGAGCTGCCAAGGCATGGCAATTGTTAATCACTTGGGCGATCGCCCGCGGGGAGCCAAATTCACTAATGTGGGGACTGGTGGCAGCCGTGCGGTGAAAGTGAGCCAGTTCTTTACCGAGGGATTCAATTAGGTGGGGGGTGACTTGGTTGGCGGCAAAGAGGTGCGAAAACAGTTGCGACTGATCAAATTGCCGCATTTGCACAGCATAGTCAATCACCTCAGCTCCCGCAGGTAAGTCTTGGGGATCCGCCACAAAATAGCGATCGCCCACCGCCACAATGGGCACCACCGCCAAGTAGAGATCTGACGCCAAACGGCGATTCAGCCGTAACTCTTCCCGACAGTAAAATAGCCGCTTTTCTAGGGTTGTAAAGTTCAAAAAGCCAAAATCCGCCGGCTTTTTCACCTTATAGGCATAGTCCCCCGTCAGAAATACGTAGGAAATATGCGTTTGCAGCAATTGAATGGGAGAGGTCACTGCATGGGGGTACGCAGCAGGGGTTAATAGGGCTTCGACAAAGGCAGGCAAAGACATGCGTATTGTGGCTAACATCGCGCCCCAATCATATCACTAGACTCTATGCCTGTGGCTAAATTGACGTTTTGAGCGTTCCTTTAGAGGATGGGGATACGAAGCTCGTGGATTTGACTATGGTGCGTCGCCCCGTCACATTACCCCAACTCCAGCAAAAAAAACAGCAGGGAGAGCCAATTACCATGCTCACGGCTTGGGATTATCTGTGGGCGCGGCTATTGGATGCGGCGGGGGTGGATGTGATCCTTGTCGGGGATTCCCTTGGTATGGTTGCCCTTGGCTATCAAACCACGTTGCCGGTGACCCTTGATCAGATGATTCACCATGCGCAGGCGGTGCGGCGGGGCGTCAGCCACAGTTTCCTCGTGTGTGACCTACCCTTTTTGAGCTACCACGAAAGCCCAGAGCAGGCCCTGCGATCGGCGGGGCGTTTAGTCAAAGAAGCAGATGTACAGGCAGTGAAAATGGAAGGTGCTTCACCCGTGGTGCAGGCAGCAACGCGGCGCTTAGTGGAGGCCGGCATCCCGGTGCTGGGTCATGTGGGTCTGTTGCCGCAGCGGGTGCATCAGTTGGGGGGATGGCGACAACAGGGGAAGACGCCACAGGGGGCAGAAGCAATTCTCGCAGATGCCCTTGCTCTGGCCGAAGCAGGTGCCTTTGGCATCATTTTGGAGCATATTCCTGCGGATTTGGCACAGCAGATTACCGCCAAGCTGAAAATTCCCACGATTGGAATTGGCGCAGGCCCCTACTGTGATGGTCAGGTGTTGGTGACGGCAGATGTTTTGGGCTTGAGTCCACAGGTGCCCCCCTTTGCTAAGGTGTATGCCGACTTGGGCACTCAGGCGATCGCTGCCCTTAAGAGCTACTGCCAAGCTGTAAAATCGCGGCAATTTCCCTAACTTAGAGCGGCCAATGGGCACGGGGGTTAAAGGTGCGCAGCGATCGCAACTTTTCGTAGAGTTCTTTTTCTTGGGCACTCAGGGATTTGGGGGGCACAATTTGTACCTTAGCAAGGAGATCGCCAGCAATGCCGCTACTACTGCGCCACCCTTTGCCCCGTAACCGCAGTGATTGCCCCGATCGCGTGCCCGCAGGCACATTCAAAACCACAGTCCCCGAGGGCGTCGGCACCGTGACTTGAGCACCCAAGGCAGCTTCATCCGGCGTGATCGGCAAATCAATCACCAATTGATCCTCTTCAAAGCGGAAGAGGGGATGAGGCGCCACCTGTACCGTGAGATATAAATCCCCTCGCTGTTGGGTGTAGGGGTTATATTGACCTTTGCCCCGCAGCCGCAACTTTGTCCCTGGCTTAACACCAGCGGGAATCGTCACAGTCACCTGTTCATTACCAATGGCGAATGATTTCTGGCAGCCCTGAAAGGCCTCTTGGAAGCTAATTTGCACTTCCGCATCAACATCGCTGCCGCCAAATGCCGATGAATCAAAGCCAGCGCTGCTCCAAGTGCGGGTACGCCCTGTGGTCGTGCCGGTGGCAAATCGCCCCAGCAACTCGTTGATAAAGTCTTCAAAGCTGCCAAACTGACTAAAGTCAGCGCCAAAGTCACCAATATTGACATTAAAGCCACCAGCACCCGCCGCACTGGCCTGTTGCCAATACTGACCAAATTGATCGTATTTGCGTCGTTTTTCCGGATCCGAGAGCACTTCGTGGGCTTCGTTAATTTCCTTGAAACGAGCTTCTGCCTCTTTGTCCCCTGGGTTTAAGTCGGGGTGATACTTGCGCGCGAGGCGGCGAAAGGCTTGCCGAATTTCGGCATCCGTGGCATTTTTGCTGACCCCGAGGATTTGGTAGTAATCTTTGAAGTCGGTACGCGCCATAGGAACATTCGCCTCTACGTAATCAAAAGATGAAGATTGAGTGTCAGGGCTGGCAGCAAATTAGGGCAAAAAGCTCAGTGTTATTATAGTTGAATCCCTTTATACCGTCTTGGCATGGCGACGTTTCTTCGTCCAGAACTGAGCAACCTCCGCGCCTACTCCACCCCCACGAGCGACTCCCTACCCCTAGAACTGGATTACCTCGATACCAATGAGTTTCCGTGGGATTTGCCCACTGCCCTTAAGGAGGCGTTAGCTCAACAGTATGTCAGCACCCTCGCCAGTCATCGCTATCCCGACAGTCACCATTGGCCGCTGCGGCAGGCGATCGCCCGCTATGTCAATGAACACAGTTCAACTGAAATCTCCCCACACCAAATTGCGGTGGGCAACGGCTCCGATGAGCTAATTCGCTCGATTTTACTGGCCACTGCGATCGGGGGCTACGGTTCTATCCTAGTGGCAGAACCGACATTTTCCATATACGGGATCCTCGCCCAAACCCTAGGGATTCCCGTCCAGCGATCGCCCCGCGATCCTGACACCTTTGCCGTGCAAATTGCTGAAGCCAATACCCTCATTGCCCAAGCGGCTCCCCCCGTGCGCGTTCTCTTTATGCTGCAACCCAACTCCCCAACAGGGAACCCCCTAACCGCAGCGGAGGTGGACTGGCTACGGCAGCTTCCTGAGGACATTTTAGTGGTGATTGATGAGGCCTATTTTGAATTTTCGGGCAAGACACTGGTGGGGGACTTGGCAGCGCATCCCAACTGGTTGATTCTGCGCACCTTTTCCAAGGCCTTTCGACTCGCCGCCCATCGGGTGGGCTACGCCATTGGCAATCCAGAGGTGATTGCGGTTTTAGAAAAGGTTCGTCTGCCCTATAACCTGCCTACGTTTTCTCAAGTGGCGGCGCAGGTTGCCCTTGACCATCGTCAGACGTTGCTGGCAGAAATTCCCACGGTACTGGCAGAGCGGGAGCGCCTTTATGAACGGCTGCAGGCGTGCCCCCAACTGCGGGTATGGCCGAGTGTGGCCAATTTCCTCTTTTTCCGCTTGCAGGAACCGCAATACACCCAGCCCCTGTGTGATGCCTTGCGGCGTCAGGGTACCCTTGTGCGGGCGATCGCTGGCGGAATTCGGGTCACCATTGGCACACCAGCGGAGATGGAGCGCTTTTGGCAACGGCTGCAAGCTTTTTTGCACCAGCTTTAGCTAATCGGACCAGCGGCCATTGGGCAGGACTGTTCCCCGCAGGGTTGCCGTGGCTAAAGACGTGTGGGTCAGTGTGGCACCCCGCAGGTTGGCGCGACTCAGGTTGGCTTGGCGCAATTGCACAGCCGTCAGTTCAGCATTGATCAGCTTAACTTCAATCAGCTTGGCATTGGTCAAATCCACGTTGGTCAGTGTGGCATTGCTTAAATCCGAGCCACTGAGATCTGCCCCCGCCAAATTCACATCTTCTAGGGTGACACCGCGCAAATCCAGTCGCCGAAAGTCACGCCGCCCTTTGGCATAGTCTGCCAGCATTTGATCAGCTCTATTTTGATTAATCATGGCTGGGGCGTAGCGACTGAGAAAACCGTGTTTATCAAAGGCGTCTGAAGGTCGCCCCGAAGAAGCAGACATCACTAGAGTAGGATTAGAATTTTGATGATTTTACTATAGCTTAAGCCTAGGGCAGCGACCGTTTTTGGAACTCGTGGCCAAAGGGTCTAAGGAAAGTGGCATACTGCTATAGATAAGGAACCAATAGGGAGATAACGCTGTGGGACTGTTTGATCGCGTCAGCCGTGTGGTTCGCAGTTGGCTCAATGCGCTGGTGGGTGCTGCTGAAGATCCCGAAAAAATCCTTGAGCAGACCATGATTGAAATGCAGGACAATCTGGTGACCCTGCGGCAAGCCGTCGCCCAAGCGATCGCCTCCCAAAAGCGGTTAGAGCAACAGTTCAACCAACATCAACAGCAGGCGGCTGAGTGGGAGCGCCGTGCCAAAATTGCCCTGCAACATGGGGATGAGCAACTAGCGCTTGAGGCCTTGAGTCGCAAAAAAACAGCACTGAATGCAGCCATGGCTCTCAAAGGGCAACTGGAGCAGTCTGTGACCCAAGTGGAAGCCCTCAAAAAACAAATGCAGCAGCTTGAAAGCAAGATTGCGGAAGCGAAAACCCGCAAAGAAATGCTGGTGGCACGGGCACGGGCAGCCAAGGCCTCAGAGCAACTGCAACAAACCTTTAGCAGCCTCAACACCAATGCCCCCATGGCCGCCTTTGAGCGCATGGAGGAACGGGTTCAGGAAATGGAGGCTCGCTCCCAAGCCGTGGCTGAACTCAATAGCGATACCCTCGAAGCCAAGTTTGCCGCCCTCGAAGCCGGCAGTGTGGATGACGATTTGGCACGGCTGAAGGCAGAATTGGCCAACCCGCAACTGTCACCCAGCAGCACCCCTGCCTACGATCCAGAGTTGGAAGCCCTGCGGCGGGAACTGGAGAGAAGTTAATTATTTTCCATGGATTTGTTGCGATCGCTCCCTTTGGGGCTATACCTTGAACAACCTGTGACTTGGCTGCATCGCCTTGATCCACGGGTCAAGCTGGCATGGTTGATGACGTTTCTGTTGGCACCTATTTTGGCGGATGTCACTTGGCGGTTGGGGCTAGTGGTTAGTTTAATTTTCCTGACCCTCCTAGGGGGAATTCCCGCACGGGTGTGGCGGCGGCAACTGCTGTGGCTCCTCTTGGTGGGGAGTTTAATTCTAGTCATCACGGCTTTGATGCCGGATGGGATGGCGGTCACCTATCAACCCCGCCGCCCTTTGGCAGCCACCGCTCCGCCCACGAGTTACAGTTATATCCTGTGGCAGTTTCATACCCAAGTGGGTCAGTTTCCGATTCATCTGCAAGTCTCCCAGCGATCGCTGGATTTGGGGTTACGCCTGAGTACCCTCCTGTTTACGCTCCTTTACAGTACGCATCTGTTTTTGCTCACCACTGCCCCTGAGGAAGTCACCGCTGGCTTGGAAAATCTGATGCAGCCCCTGAAACGCTTTAAGCTGCCGGTGGCCGAAATTGCCCTGACCTTGACGCTGTCGCTGCGGTTTATTCCCTTGGTCTTAGAAGAGGTGCAAAACCTGAGCCGCTCAGTGCGGACGCGTGCCATCAATTGGCGACTGGTGGGCATTAAGGGCAGCATCAAGTTGTGGCTCACCTTAGCAGTACGGCTGTTGGACAATTTACTCCTGCGGGCAGAACAGGTGGCCTGTGCGATGCAGGTGCGGGGCTTTCAAGAACCGGGAACCTACGATAATCCCTGGCACCATCTGCGACTGCAGCGGCGAGATTGGTTGGCTCTGGGGGGCATGGGGTTATTTTGGTTGGTTCGTTTGGGTTGGTTGGGGGTGACACACCATTGATGTTCCCCTGTCAGCCGTGGCTATGGTGCTGTTTGCCGCTGCGGCGTCGCACGGGTCGCGCCGTTTTTCAGCAGTTATTTTTGGCGGAGCCGATTGCCGTCCTCCTCGAAAGTCCAGCCCAAGCCCCCACCTCCCAAGCGCGCTACTCCATTTGTGCGGGTTCCCCCCGCGGCGATCGCCAGTGGCCACTCTCCTTGGGTCAAGTCCTGCCGACGCTACAAAGCTTTCCCCAATGTGAAGCGGTTCCTGAAGCGGTGCGCCATCTGCCCTTTACTGGTGGCTGGTTGGGATGGCTGGGGTATGAGTTGGCGTGGGAAATTGAAGCCCTCCCCCCTCTAAAACCTGATCCTCTCCCTTTTCCAGTGGCCTTTTGGTATGAACCCGCAGCCTTTGCTGTCTTGGATCATCAGGAAGATCTGCTCTACTTGGCGGCTTCGACCCCTAGCCAACTGGCAGCGCTGCAAGAAGCGCTTGCGGAAACACCCCCTGAGCCATCTCTCTGGGTGCCCGATCGCCCCGGCAGCATTGAACTAGCCGCTGGCTGGCAACCCGATACCTACCAAGCAGCGGTGCAGCAGATTCTCCGCCATATTCGTGCTGGCGATATTTTTCAAGCCAATCTGTCGGCCCGCTTTTGCCATTACGGGCGCGTTGATCCTTGGCAACAATACCTGCGGCTGCAGCAGATTAACCCCTCTCCCTTTGCCAGTTTTTGGCAGACCCCTTGGGGCTACATTGTCAGTTGCTCACCGGAACGCTTGGTGCAAGTGCAGGGAGATAGGGTGCAAACCCGACCCATTGCTGGTACCCGTCCGCGCGGCCAAACCCCAGCGGGCGATCGCGCCCAGGCCGAGGAACTTCTCAGCAATACCAAGGAACAGGCAGAACACATGATGCTCGTGGATTTAGAGCGCAATGACTTGGGGCGAGTGTGCCAGTGGGGCAGTGTGGTGGTGGATGAACTCCTAACGCTGGAGTACTACAGCCATGTGATTCACTTGGTGAGCAATGTTCGCGGCACGTTGCAGCCGGGGCTGTCTCCTGTGGATGTGATCCGTGCCCTCTTTCCCGGCGGCACGATTACTGGCTGTCCCAAGGTGCGCTGCATGGCGATTTTGGCGGCTCTGGAACCCTTTCCCCGCAATTTGTTCTACGGTTCCTGTGGCTACTGGGATCAGCGGGGGCATTTGGACTTGAATATCCTCATCCGTACCTTGTTGGTGGCAGGCGATCGCCAGACGACCTGGGGACAGGTGGGCGCCGGTATTGTGGCCGACAGTGATCCACAGCGGGAATGGCAAGAATCCCTGAGCAAAGCCCAAGCCCTGCTCCTTGCCCTCGGAACACCTATGCCCATCAGCCCCCGTTCCTAGGCTCCCTCCATCAGAGCGTGCCATTCAATTACCACAGCCGCAGGCACAGCAATCTCAATCCCCTGCTCCTCTAGGGGCGGACGCAGTACCAAAGGTTCACTCTTGGGCAATTGCGAGGCGAGGGGCAACAGGTCAAACTGTCCCACATTGGCAACGGAGTCTGCCTTGGGAAAGTCATCTACGGCTGTGAGGGTTTGACCGCTCGATGTGATCAGCACCAAGGGATCGGGATGGCGAAAGTGGTACTGCTCGGGAAACCCCACCAAGCGTAATTGCAACTGGTCACGACGGGAAAAGAGAATCACCTGCCACGTGAAGCCACGATTATCGCGCAACTGATGCCGCGACTGCACCACCACTTGATTGGGAGCCTCTTCAATGGTGCGCATCATGGCAGGGCTACTGGGGGACACCGCTAGCCACAGGGGAATGACGAGCAGGATCACAAGTAACAAACGCTGCCAACGTTTCATTGAAGTTCCTCCCTAGGGTGAGGTTTGGAGTGCCTGTTGAATTTGCGGAATCGTCACAGCGTACATGCCCCGCAGATCACCAACACGGAAGCCATAGGCGCGATCGCTGGGATATTTTTCTTGAATAAAGGCAGGCCGCCGATTTTTCGCCCCATGACAGGCAAGGCAACTGGCTTGGACATCAATGCGACGGAAGTAGTGCACCCCTTCAGCATCCGTTTGCCAAAAGGCTTGGAGTTGACGATTGTTATCAAAGCGATTGAGGGCTTGCACTTCCAGCGCTGTGCGCGGGGCATGGTTGGGGTTGCGGTACTTGAGGGCTACCTGACGCAGTTGCCAGCCATTGGCAGCAGCAATTTCCTTCGCTTTCTTGCCCACGGGGGCACAAACAGCCTTAAAGGTGTCAAGGGTGGGTTCCGTGGGACTTCCTTCTAAAGTAGAGGCAAGGCCAATGCGCATTTGATCCAACTGTTCAATGGCGGTTACGGCTTTCCCCAGTTCATCGGGATTCACACTGGCCAATGTGGCTGAGGAACTGTTGAGCCATAGACAAACCATCAACAGACCCATGAGAAAGAGGCGCGCCATAAAAATTACTCCTTGTCAGTGTTGTTAACGGTTGCATATCAAACTTTTGCGAACGGTTGCTGCTCGGAAACTAGGGGGGGTTGAAGGGGACGCACAAGGGAGAGGCCAAAGAAGAGCCGCAGTCCCCACTGTTCAAACCAAGGAACACTTAGCCCCCATCGCATTTTCAGCAGGAAGTAGCGTTCAAAGGCGGCCTTGACCCAACTCACCCACAATCCTTGAATGGCGTAGGCCAAGCGGCGCTTCTGCCCGAGGGTCTCAGGAATCACAGGAGCGGCAATATAGGCAATACCCGTGTCGCCAAAGTCGGCAAAACAGAGGGCATCCAGTGTCGGCACCACAGGGTCAGCGGCTAATTCCCCAAGGGCAACAGCAATATTGTGGCTGGCGGCGATCGCCATCTCCTCGGTCATTTGACCCGTCTTGGGCAAGCCCATAGGCACAGGGGTGACTTCTATCGGCGGCAGGTGAACACTAATACCGACCCCATAGATTTCAGGATAGTCGGGGTGCTGAAGGGTGGGCAGCAGGGGCAAAAA includes:
- a CDS encoding DUF3365 domain-containing protein, which encodes MARLFLMGLLMVCLWLNSSSATLASVNPDELGKAVTAIEQLDQMRIGLASTLEGSPTEPTLDTFKAVCAPVGKKAKEIAAANGWQLRQVALKYRNPNHAPRTALEVQALNRFDNNRQLQAFWQTDAEGVHYFRRIDVQASCLACHGAKNRRPAFIQEKYPSDRAYGFRVGDLRGMYAVTIPQIQQALQTSP